A region of Polyangiaceae bacterium DNA encodes the following proteins:
- a CDS encoding CPBP family intramembrane metalloprotease, with translation MATAPADAANPATPVPEKSDAWTDLGLTLPIFLLYHLGVVFLPVRNAADPVTAELTALAEHSLLTYTGLTLAVGVAFVVVLAATGQKRALEGKRFVLIALEGTLYAILMRFAASYVVGSLTLGPNIQTRSVFSGVVMSMGAGFYEEIAFRVGLFGLGALLLKAMFGPGMRRIVLTAAWAVVAAVAFSAWHYVGALGDAFDVQSFVFRAVCGLALTAIFVFRGFAPAVWTHALYDVWAMVLHG, from the coding sequence ATGGCTACGGCGCCTGCAGACGCTGCCAATCCGGCCACTCCGGTGCCGGAAAAGAGCGATGCCTGGACCGATCTCGGCCTCACCCTCCCCATCTTTCTCCTCTATCACCTCGGCGTCGTTTTCCTCCCGGTGCGTAACGCCGCCGATCCCGTCACGGCCGAGCTCACGGCGCTCGCCGAGCACAGCTTGCTCACGTACACGGGCCTCACGCTCGCCGTGGGCGTCGCGTTCGTCGTCGTCCTCGCAGCCACCGGACAGAAGCGAGCGCTCGAGGGAAAACGGTTTGTCCTGATCGCACTCGAAGGCACGCTCTACGCCATCCTCATGAGGTTTGCCGCGTCGTACGTCGTCGGATCGTTGACGCTTGGACCGAACATCCAAACGCGCAGCGTCTTCTCCGGTGTCGTCATGTCGATGGGCGCCGGGTTTTACGAAGAGATCGCATTTCGCGTGGGGTTATTCGGGCTCGGAGCCCTCTTGCTCAAGGCGATGTTCGGGCCTGGCATGCGGCGCATCGTGCTCACGGCCGCGTGGGCCGTCGTCGCAGCGGTCGCTTTTTCCGCTTGGCACTACGTCGGCGCGCTCGGAGATGCCTTCGACGTCCAGTCGTTCGTCTTCCGTGCCGTCTGCGGCCTCGCGCTCACCGCCATTTTCGTATTCCGTGGTTTCGCACCTGCCGTATGGACACACGCTCTCTACGACGTTTGGGCGATGGTCCTTCACGGCTGA
- a CDS encoding UTP--glucose-1-phosphate uridylyltransferase has product MFPSGNVLPRRHGRAFTNQVTLDQDLANLPKPLVTRLAARAFDPNRLAEWAASIGRDRDARNRLPGVVEPPRPEDVVDLPAPGSPDHARNEALGREALARGEVALCVLAGGMATRMGGVVKALVEALPGKTFLDMRLLEMDAIQRKLGAHPPLWLMTSEATDGPIREALAARGHAGDVATFEQFVSLRLTHEGTLFRDEHGEPSVYATGHGDLPDALRASGLLDRFLARGGKTVWIANLDNLGATIDPAVLGFHLAHGGPLTVEVVNKVGTDKGGGPVRWNGRRIIAEEVRLPVGFDPATMPVFSTNTFLVRATDLAKLDMKWTYVEVEKKVGAQKAVQFERIVNEITTALEPVMLRVPRDGVAARFLPVKDVAELEHRRGEIEAIARARGLFG; this is encoded by the coding sequence ATGTTCCCCAGTGGGAATGTGTTGCCGCGAAGGCATGGGCGTGCTTTCACGAATCAAGTGACACTCGACCAAGATCTAGCCAATCTGCCGAAGCCGCTCGTCACGAGGCTCGCAGCACGCGCTTTCGATCCGAATCGCCTCGCCGAGTGGGCTGCATCGATCGGTCGTGATCGCGATGCACGCAATCGTCTTCCAGGTGTCGTCGAACCTCCTCGACCCGAAGACGTCGTCGATTTGCCTGCGCCCGGTTCGCCCGACCATGCTCGCAACGAAGCGCTTGGTCGCGAGGCACTCGCACGCGGCGAAGTCGCGCTCTGCGTGCTCGCAGGCGGCATGGCCACGCGTATGGGCGGCGTCGTCAAAGCGCTCGTCGAAGCGCTTCCAGGCAAGACGTTTCTCGACATGCGCCTCCTCGAGATGGACGCGATTCAGCGAAAGCTCGGCGCCCACCCGCCTCTCTGGCTCATGACGAGCGAAGCGACCGATGGTCCCATTCGCGAAGCCCTCGCAGCTCGAGGTCACGCAGGCGATGTCGCGACATTCGAACAGTTCGTGTCGCTCCGGCTCACGCACGAAGGCACGTTGTTTCGTGACGAGCATGGAGAGCCGAGCGTGTATGCGACGGGGCACGGCGACTTGCCGGACGCGCTGCGGGCAAGCGGGCTGCTCGACAGGTTCCTTGCGAGAGGAGGCAAGACGGTTTGGATTGCCAACCTCGACAATCTTGGAGCGACCATCGATCCGGCGGTGCTCGGGTTTCACCTGGCACACGGCGGGCCGCTCACGGTGGAAGTCGTGAACAAGGTTGGAACGGACAAAGGTGGAGGTCCGGTGCGCTGGAATGGGCGGCGGATCATCGCCGAAGAAGTGCGACTGCCGGTTGGTTTCGATCCGGCGACGATGCCCGTATTCAGCACGAACACGTTCCTCGTGCGAGCGACTGACCTAGCGAAGCTCGACATGAAGTGGACGTACGTCGAGGTCGAGAAAAAAGTTGGTGCACAAAAGGCCGTGCAGTTCGAGCGCATCGTCAACGAGATCACGACGGCGCTCGAGCCGGTGATGTTGCGGGTGCCGCGCGATGGCGTTGCGGCTCGGTTTTTACCGGTCAAGGACGTGGCCGAGCTCGAACATCGCCGAGGCGAGATTGAAGCGATTGCGCGTGCTCGGGGACTTTTCGGTTAG
- a CDS encoding DUF2505 family protein — MRFEITHEFDAPLDAVELALLSPDLGVLMAKVLSPLIESIETVEHVIERGTFRRVLRFQATAPLPIFRAHDVAREAMSWEETSVYRLSDHASSWSVAPRERYRRYLWSSGTYRLEPVPDGRTLRRVIGDFEVKAGMMSRIIERMALNEVRKTYDAEAETLRTLSTL, encoded by the coding sequence TTGCGCTTCGAAATCACGCATGAATTCGACGCACCGCTCGATGCCGTCGAGCTCGCCCTACTTTCTCCAGACCTCGGCGTGCTCATGGCGAAGGTGCTTTCGCCGCTCATCGAATCGATCGAGACGGTGGAGCACGTGATCGAACGCGGGACTTTCCGGCGTGTCTTGCGATTTCAAGCGACGGCGCCGCTGCCGATTTTTCGTGCTCACGATGTCGCGCGTGAAGCGATGAGCTGGGAGGAGACGAGCGTGTATCGGCTTTCGGATCACGCATCGAGCTGGTCGGTGGCGCCGCGGGAGCGATATCGTCGTTACTTGTGGTCTTCCGGGACTTATCGGCTCGAGCCTGTGCCCGATGGGCGAACGCTGCGCCGTGTGATTGGGGATTTCGAGGTCAAGGCGGGTATGATGTCGCGCATCATCGAGCGCATGGCCCTGAATGAAGTACGCAAGACGTACGATGCTGAAGCAGAAACTTTACGGACGCTGTCGACATTATGA
- the sppA gene encoding signal peptide peptidase SppA translates to MRKSKYLAMGCFAAGVLCFDAATAEAQPYVNAPGRAIAGGDDASTIAYNPANLAFLPGGELRWTFVYPRSTGYTGGHAVDAGFSVLGLATGLRLDWVDVTTPAGFDASQRWLRWGLATKLGDKSSFGTTIAWSFSSRNEFDGAFGVTSAFTYRPFSFLSMSAIARDWTNASGRTYDAGVALRPYKGKRTIELGAEASIRERTGEMIARGTLGFDIPRFGRFRGEVSVSDFNNSPNVTGMVGLDVNVAYLQAGAGAIVGNGDGGLYATAALRTFRDPGVRLPKRVAKIRINGVPGVRKHTKLLTRLWKLAEDPEIAGVVLDLRAEPASSLAHAEEVGDAIRRLKAHGKKVICHLEDAGGKSLYVCSQADRIAMNPAGGLRFAGLSSQYMYYGGVLEKLGVRSDFVRIAEHKLAAEQYTRKDSSEIGREDHRQLLAELEGIFMSDVGGGRRIPLSVLRKSVEKGPFIASEARAANLVDVLAYGDEMDRVTEEVIGSPIKMVEDKPISEAPTYWGSPSKVAIVYLSGDMVDGESQTIPFVGIRLAGSYTVANALKKAREDSTIKAVVFRIETGGGSSLAADVILREAMLTAKKKPLIVSMGTAAASGGYYASVVGGPIYANRATITGSIGIFYGKVDVVGLLGKLGVGLEQFRTAPKADAESFYRPFTDDERQELGVKVKQFYDLFIARVAEGRRMKPEDIDAVARGRVWTGAQAKDRKLVDHLGGLREALEEARKRAELAPDTPIVELPEDDDSLLASLAKLAGIAAAPQAPMASVLIPPALMDLARGLAPMMVFDGTKPLARLDWVGDVSFGGQTAVVEDDGP, encoded by the coding sequence ATGAGAAAATCCAAATACTTGGCGATGGGGTGTTTTGCGGCTGGCGTTTTGTGTTTCGATGCAGCCACGGCCGAAGCGCAGCCTTATGTGAATGCACCCGGACGCGCGATTGCGGGAGGTGACGATGCATCGACGATTGCATACAACCCCGCGAATCTAGCATTCTTGCCCGGAGGCGAATTGCGCTGGACGTTCGTGTATCCCCGAAGCACGGGGTATACCGGCGGCCATGCGGTCGATGCGGGTTTTTCCGTATTGGGACTTGCGACGGGCCTGCGCCTCGATTGGGTCGACGTGACGACACCGGCGGGCTTCGACGCATCGCAAAGGTGGTTACGGTGGGGATTGGCGACGAAGCTCGGCGACAAAAGCTCGTTTGGGACGACCATCGCGTGGTCATTTTCCAGTCGAAATGAATTCGATGGTGCGTTTGGCGTGACGAGCGCCTTCACGTATCGTCCATTTTCATTTTTGTCAATGTCGGCGATTGCGCGTGACTGGACGAATGCGTCGGGGCGCACGTACGATGCCGGCGTCGCGCTTCGGCCGTACAAGGGAAAGCGCACGATCGAGCTTGGTGCCGAGGCATCGATTCGCGAGCGAACGGGGGAAATGATCGCGCGTGGCACGTTGGGATTCGACATTCCGCGCTTCGGGCGATTCCGAGGTGAAGTATCGGTGAGCGATTTCAACAATTCGCCGAACGTCACTGGCATGGTGGGTCTCGATGTCAACGTGGCGTATCTTCAAGCGGGCGCGGGTGCGATCGTTGGCAATGGAGATGGTGGTCTTTATGCGACCGCGGCGCTGCGCACGTTCCGCGATCCTGGCGTGCGATTGCCCAAGCGCGTGGCGAAAATTCGTATCAATGGGGTTCCTGGCGTCCGGAAACACACGAAATTGCTGACGCGCCTCTGGAAGTTGGCGGAGGACCCGGAAATCGCGGGAGTCGTATTGGATTTGCGTGCTGAACCCGCGTCGTCGCTCGCGCATGCGGAAGAGGTGGGCGATGCGATTCGCAGGCTCAAGGCGCATGGCAAAAAGGTGATTTGCCATTTGGAGGATGCGGGTGGGAAGTCGCTGTACGTGTGTTCGCAGGCCGATCGTATTGCGATGAATCCGGCTGGAGGGCTGCGGTTCGCGGGTTTGTCGTCGCAATACATGTATTACGGTGGTGTGTTGGAGAAACTGGGTGTGCGCAGCGATTTCGTGCGCATTGCCGAACACAAGCTGGCGGCCGAGCAATACACGCGGAAGGATTCCAGTGAAATTGGCCGGGAAGATCATCGTCAGCTCTTGGCGGAGCTCGAAGGCATTTTCATGAGCGACGTCGGGGGCGGTCGGCGCATTCCTCTTTCGGTATTGCGGAAGTCGGTAGAAAAGGGACCATTCATTGCGTCGGAAGCGCGAGCGGCGAACCTCGTCGATGTGCTCGCATATGGCGACGAAATGGACCGAGTCACCGAAGAGGTGATTGGCAGTCCCATCAAGATGGTCGAGGACAAACCTATTTCCGAAGCGCCCACGTATTGGGGATCGCCGTCGAAAGTGGCCATCGTGTATTTGTCGGGCGACATGGTCGATGGCGAGAGCCAAACGATTCCATTCGTCGGCATTCGTCTGGCGGGGTCGTACACGGTCGCGAATGCGCTGAAGAAGGCGCGTGAAGATTCGACGATCAAGGCTGTGGTATTTCGTATCGAAACGGGTGGTGGATCGTCGCTCGCGGCGGACGTCATTTTGCGCGAAGCGATGCTGACGGCGAAGAAAAAACCGCTCATCGTGTCGATGGGTACGGCGGCGGCGAGCGGTGGATATTACGCATCGGTCGTGGGAGGTCCCATTTATGCCAATCGCGCGACGATCACGGGCTCCATTGGTATTTTCTACGGAAAAGTGGATGTCGTCGGATTGCTCGGGAAGCTCGGCGTGGGCTTGGAACAATTCCGGACGGCTCCCAAAGCGGATGCGGAGAGTTTTTATAGGCCGTTCACGGACGATGAACGCCAGGAGCTTGGCGTCAAGGTAAAACAGTTTTACGATTTGTTCATTGCGCGAGTGGCCGAGGGCCGTCGAATGAAGCCCGAGGACATCGATGCGGTTGCGCGAGGGCGCGTGTGGACGGGTGCGCAAGCGAAGGACCGGAAGCTCGTGGACCATTTGGGTGGGCTACGCGAAGCGCTCGAGGAAGCGCGAAAGCGGGCGGAACTTGCACCGGACACGCCGATTGTGGAATTGCCCGAGGATGACGATAGTCTGCTTGCATCGCTGGCGAAGCTTGCGGGCATAGCGGCGGCGCCTCAGGCTCCCATGGCGAGCGTGCTGATTCCGCCGGCGCTGATGGACTTGGCGCGGGGATTGGCGCCGATGATGGTATTCGATGGGACGAAGCCACTCGCGCGGCTCGATTGGGTGGGTGACGTGTCTTTTGGCGGTCAGACGGCCGTCGTGGAAGACGACGGGCCGTGA
- a CDS encoding ABC transporter ATP-binding protein — MSADVSASVLHAEEARIAVDDVVAMEKLTVRTRGDRVLCAGDTEVLFAALTGVPLRSRSRAVSEDDMPGEASVVAGSLFVSGRDVGKREHFDIVGTAPVDVPLPAKMSVLDYVTWSARLAGESRGHARALAMSALERVGLAGAYKRDVSTLDVPGRRVLSLAHASSADPEVIIVELPLAGLEAGPAAFVMNAIMRVTEGRKAIFSVRKMDPGTPEGNLALGATDVLVFASGGLVMEATPEELFASVRVYGVTIRKNAGAFRDELEARGAVVKGGPLRMSVTLPEEATTKEIMAAASKARAPIVEMFPIVGGAG; from the coding sequence GTGAGCGCCGACGTTTCTGCATCCGTATTGCATGCGGAGGAAGCGCGCATCGCGGTCGACGATGTGGTCGCAATGGAAAAGCTCACCGTGCGAACGCGCGGTGACCGCGTGTTATGCGCGGGCGATACGGAGGTGCTCTTTGCGGCATTGACGGGCGTCCCATTGCGATCGCGGTCTCGGGCGGTGTCGGAGGACGACATGCCGGGCGAAGCGTCGGTCGTAGCGGGGTCGCTCTTCGTTTCGGGTCGCGATGTTGGAAAGCGCGAGCATTTTGATATCGTGGGCACGGCGCCTGTGGACGTACCATTGCCTGCAAAAATGTCGGTGCTCGACTACGTGACATGGAGCGCTCGGCTTGCGGGCGAATCGCGTGGTCATGCGCGGGCGCTTGCCATGAGCGCGCTCGAGCGAGTGGGTTTGGCGGGGGCATACAAACGGGATGTGAGCACGCTGGACGTTCCGGGGCGTCGGGTGCTATCGCTGGCGCACGCGTCGAGTGCGGATCCCGAGGTGATCATTGTGGAATTGCCGCTCGCGGGGCTCGAAGCAGGGCCGGCGGCGTTCGTGATGAATGCGATCATGCGCGTGACAGAGGGTCGCAAAGCGATTTTTTCCGTGCGAAAGATGGATCCGGGCACGCCCGAGGGGAATTTGGCGCTGGGGGCGACGGACGTATTGGTATTTGCGAGCGGGGGTCTCGTGATGGAGGCGACGCCGGAGGAATTATTCGCGAGCGTGCGGGTGTATGGCGTGACGATTCGGAAGAATGCGGGGGCATTTCGGGACGAATTGGAAGCGCGTGGTGCGGTGGTGAAAGGCGGGCCGCTGCGCATGAGCGTGACGTTGCCGGAGGAGGCGACGACGAAAGAGATCATGGCAGCGGCGAGCAAGGCGCGCGCGCCGATTGTGGAGATGTTTCCGATTGTGGGGGGAGCGGGGTAG
- a CDS encoding SDR family oxidoreductase codes for MRMIVIVSGAAGALGSALVSHFIAGGAKVAAVDTPRASARLSALADQCGSACLPVPLDVLDSNAWQEALSNIETKLGAPDGAALLAGGFIWTGPMHAASDDGWDAMMDINAATVHASLRAILPGMVARRKGSIIVAGSRAAVHPSTGAGMASYTASKAAVTALVQAVAAEVLEHGVRINAVLPSIIDTPRNRSDMPNADFSKWVTPESLAGVISFLLSDAGRDISGALVPVYGRV; via the coding sequence GTGCGAATGATCGTGATCGTATCCGGGGCTGCTGGTGCGCTGGGGTCGGCGCTCGTGTCGCATTTCATCGCCGGGGGCGCGAAAGTTGCTGCAGTGGACACGCCTCGAGCATCCGCGCGTCTCAGCGCGCTCGCGGACCAATGCGGCAGCGCGTGTTTGCCCGTGCCGCTCGATGTGCTCGATTCGAACGCCTGGCAAGAGGCATTGTCGAACATCGAAACGAAGCTCGGGGCCCCCGACGGTGCAGCTCTATTGGCGGGTGGGTTCATTTGGACGGGGCCGATGCATGCGGCGAGCGACGACGGGTGGGACGCAATGATGGACATCAATGCGGCGACGGTGCATGCGTCGCTGCGCGCAATCTTGCCGGGCATGGTCGCGCGCCGCAAAGGGAGCATCATCGTGGCGGGTTCGCGAGCTGCGGTGCATCCGTCGACGGGCGCGGGAATGGCGTCTTATACGGCATCAAAGGCGGCCGTCACGGCGCTCGTGCAAGCCGTCGCAGCGGAAGTATTGGAACATGGCGTGCGTATCAATGCGGTCTTGCCGAGCATCATCGATACGCCGCGCAATCGTTCGGACATGCCGAATGCCGATTTTTCGAAATGGGTCACGCCCGAATCGCTCGCGGGCGTCATTTCGTTTCTATTGTCGGACGCGGGCCGAGACATCTCGGGAGCGCTCGTGCCGGTGTACGGTCGAGTTTAA